A region of Sulfurovum sp. DNA encodes the following proteins:
- the gatA gene encoding Asp-tRNA(Asn)/Glu-tRNA(Gln) amidotransferase subunit GatA produces MITLKEALVKSNEEMAILRVELEAKAKKSKLNAYVGFESSGEGVPILIKDNIQVKDWSVTSGSKILQGYIAPYEATVIANLKSKGMMAFGRANMDEFAMGSTTESSFYGPTKNPHNQEHVPGGSSGGSAAAVAGGIAIAALGSDTGGSIRQPAAYCGCVGMKPTYGRVSRFGLASYASSLDQIGPIAQNVEDAAILYDAIKGHDDKDSTSANFEIEDIANNLNPDVKLTIAVIDSYIEAADTQIQKVFNETIAKLEAVGHTIVHKEVSNTKYDIATYYIIATAEAATNLARYDGVRYGSRAESKTTEELFFHTRSEGFGEEVKRRILLGNFVLSSGYYDAYYLKAQRVRHLIRDEFNTIFEGADLILAPVAPSVAPKIGQMHDPLEMYKLDMYTLGVNLAGLPGISLPVAKNEKGMPIGLQLIAKAFDEKTLFNGAASMEKVVNYIK; encoded by the coding sequence GTGATTACCTTAAAAGAAGCATTAGTAAAATCTAACGAAGAGATGGCAATACTTCGTGTAGAGCTTGAAGCCAAAGCAAAGAAATCCAAACTCAACGCTTATGTAGGTTTTGAGAGTTCTGGTGAGGGCGTGCCTATCCTTATTAAAGACAATATCCAGGTGAAAGATTGGTCGGTGACTTCAGGTTCTAAAATATTGCAAGGATATATTGCTCCGTATGAAGCAACAGTTATTGCAAACCTAAAGTCTAAAGGTATGATGGCATTTGGGCGTGCTAATATGGATGAGTTTGCAATGGGGTCAACCACAGAGAGCTCTTTTTATGGTCCGACTAAAAATCCACACAATCAAGAGCATGTTCCAGGTGGTAGTTCAGGTGGTTCAGCAGCAGCAGTTGCTGGAGGCATTGCTATTGCAGCATTAGGATCTGATACGGGAGGCTCTATACGTCAGCCAGCAGCTTACTGTGGCTGTGTAGGCATGAAGCCTACTTATGGACGTGTAAGCCGTTTTGGTTTGGCTTCTTATGCTTCAAGTCTTGATCAAATTGGCCCTATTGCCCAAAATGTTGAAGATGCGGCTATCCTTTATGATGCTATCAAAGGACATGACGATAAAGATTCTACTTCTGCTAATTTTGAGATAGAAGATATTGCAAACAACCTCAATCCTGATGTTAAGCTAACCATTGCAGTCATTGATTCTTACATCGAAGCAGCAGATACACAAATACAAAAGGTATTTAATGAAACCATTGCCAAATTAGAGGCAGTGGGTCACACTATTGTACATAAAGAGGTGAGTAATACCAAATATGATATTGCTACTTATTACATTATTGCTACGGCAGAAGCAGCAACTAATCTTGCGCGATATGATGGGGTTCGCTATGGAAGTAGGGCTGAATCTAAGACAACAGAGGAACTCTTTTTTCATACACGTAGCGAAGGGTTTGGTGAAGAGGTTAAACGACGTATTCTACTTGGAAATTTTGTACTTTCTTCAGGGTATTATGATGCTTATTATCTTAAGGCACAGAGGGTAAGACACCTTATAAGAGATGAGTTTAATACCATTTTTGAAGGGGCTGATCTTATTTTAGCACCTGTCGCACCAAGTGTCGCACCCAAGATAGGACAGATGCACGACCCTTTAGAGATGTATAAGTTAGATATGTATACACTAGGTGTTAACCTTGCGGGACTTCCAGGAATCAGTCTACCTGTTGCCAAGAATGAAAAAGGAATGCCTATTGGTCTTCAGCTTATTGCTAAAGCATTTGATGAAAAAACACTTTTTAATGGTGCTGCAAGTATGGAAAAAGTAGTAAATTATATAAAATAA
- the guaB gene encoding IMP dehydrogenase — protein MNIKKRALTFEDVLLVPQHSTVLPKEVNIKTYLTRHVSLNIPIVSAAMDTVTEFKAAIAMARLGGIGVIHKNMDITTQALQVKKVKKSESGIIIDPIFIGPNATVSEADALMGEYRISGVPVVDERQKLIGIITNRDMRFITDMSLQVKEVMTPAPLVTAKKGTTLEEAAKVLQKHKIEKLPIVDKEERLIGLITIKDIEKKEKHPNANKDEHGRLRVAAAIGVGQIDRAKALVEAGVDVIVLDSAHGHSQGIIDTVKLVKKEFDVDVIAGNIATGEAAKDLIDAGADGVKVGIGPGSICTTRIVAGVGVPQISAIDEVAQVANKVGVPVIADGGIKYSGDVAKALAVGASTVMLGSALAGTYEAPGEMIIYNGRQFKEYRGMGSIGAMTKGSTDRYFQEGTATDKLVPEGIEGRVPYRGKITDVIRQMIGGLRASMGYCGSKNIKVFWEKAEFVEITAAGLKESHVHDVTITKESPNYHG, from the coding sequence ATGAACATTAAAAAAAGAGCATTGACGTTTGAAGATGTACTTTTGGTGCCACAGCATTCTACTGTTCTTCCCAAGGAGGTAAATATTAAGACTTATTTGACGCGTCATGTTTCATTGAATATTCCTATTGTTTCAGCTGCAATGGATACTGTTACAGAGTTCAAAGCAGCTATTGCCATGGCAAGACTTGGTGGGATTGGGGTAATTCATAAGAATATGGATATTACTACACAGGCACTTCAAGTGAAGAAAGTCAAAAAAAGTGAGAGTGGAATTATTATTGATCCAATCTTTATTGGTCCTAATGCAACGGTTTCTGAAGCCGATGCATTGATGGGAGAATATCGCATCTCCGGTGTACCCGTAGTTGATGAGAGACAGAAGCTCATAGGGATTATTACCAATCGTGATATGCGTTTTATTACTGATATGTCACTTCAGGTCAAGGAGGTCATGACGCCTGCACCACTTGTGACAGCAAAGAAGGGAACAACCCTCGAAGAGGCAGCAAAGGTACTTCAGAAACATAAAATAGAGAAACTACCAATCGTTGACAAAGAAGAAAGACTTATAGGGCTGATTACTATCAAAGATATTGAAAAAAAAGAAAAACATCCCAATGCAAATAAAGATGAGCATGGTCGTCTTAGAGTAGCAGCTGCTATTGGTGTAGGACAAATTGACCGTGCCAAAGCATTGGTAGAAGCAGGGGTTGATGTGATTGTGCTTGATTCTGCACATGGGCATTCACAAGGTATTATTGATACGGTCAAACTGGTTAAGAAAGAATTTGATGTTGATGTAATTGCTGGAAATATTGCTACAGGAGAGGCTGCAAAGGATCTTATTGATGCTGGTGCAGATGGTGTTAAGGTAGGAATTGGACCAGGATCTATTTGTACGACACGCATTGTTGCTGGTGTAGGTGTACCACAAATCTCTGCTATTGATGAGGTAGCGCAAGTGGCTAATAAGGTAGGTGTACCAGTTATTGCAGATGGAGGAATTAAATATTCTGGTGATGTGGCAAAAGCACTTGCAGTAGGCGCTAGTACTGTCATGCTTGGTTCTGCTTTAGCAGGAACATATGAAGCACCAGGTGAGATGATTATCTATAATGGGCGTCAGTTTAAAGAGTATCGCGGTATGGGAAGTATTGGTGCAATGACCAAGGGGAGTACTGATCGTTATTTTCAGGAAGGAACTGCAACAGATAAACTTGTTCCTGAAGGGATTGAAGGGCGTGTACCCTATCGTGGAAAGATTACAGATGTGATTCGTCAGATGATTGGTGGATTGCGCGCATCTATGGGATACTGTGGCTCTAAAAATATTAAGGTATTTTGGGAAAAAGCAGAGTTTGTAGAGATTACTGCAGCGGGACTCAAAGAGTCCCATGTGCATGATGTAACCATCACTAAAGAGTCTCCAAATTATCATGGATAA
- a CDS encoding polymer-forming cytoskeletal protein — MAFFGKSKSEFDTEVMMSKVPMAPKNSATTIMECMEIQGNVKGCGVVHVDGKIHGDLTIDGDIIIGKEGVIHGNVSAKKIIISGKISGSTKCEALEVTQTGELADTIVASKIVSDGKLEAIITDCESIHITTNGQIVTKKMVGKNIVINGKVEGNIIATELLEISKSGIVKGEIQVKKIKVSEGGLMLGTMLTYEPSSPVRKVEKKAGNQNKETTLSKNEQATSLKEIVKTKEK; from the coding sequence ATGGCATTTTTTGGTAAAAGTAAAAGTGAATTTGATACAGAAGTGATGATGTCTAAAGTACCAATGGCACCCAAAAATAGTGCAACAACTATTATGGAGTGTATGGAGATACAAGGTAATGTTAAAGGATGTGGAGTAGTTCACGTAGATGGAAAAATTCATGGAGACCTTACTATAGATGGTGATATTATTATTGGTAAAGAGGGTGTTATTCATGGAAATGTCTCGGCAAAGAAAATTATTATTAGTGGAAAGATTAGCGGTAGCACTAAATGCGAGGCTCTTGAAGTAACACAAACTGGAGAGTTAGCAGATACTATTGTAGCTTCAAAAATTGTCTCTGATGGAAAACTTGAAGCTATAATAACTGACTGTGAATCGATTCACATCACAACAAATGGTCAAATTGTTACAAAAAAGATGGTAGGTAAAAATATTGTTATTAATGGAAAAGTAGAAGGAAATATTATTGCAACAGAATTACTTGAGATTAGTAAAAGTGGTATCGTTAAAGGAGAGATACAGGTCAAGAAGATCAAAGTCTCTGAAGGTGGGTTAATGTTGGGCACGATGCTTACCTATGAACCATCTAGTCCTGTGAGAAAAGTAGAAAAGAAAGCAGGTAACCAAAATAAAGAGACAACTTTGTCTAAGAATGAACAGGCAACTTCACTTAAAGAGATTGTCAAGACTAAAGAGAAATAA
- a CDS encoding O-acetylhomoserine aminocarboxypropyltransferase/cysteine synthase encodes MHEQTIAVHAGYDKDTQGTMAVPIYQSTAYEFRDTEHAADLFALKELGNIYTRLMNPTTDIFEKRFATLEGGVAAIGTASGMAAIFYVIANVAEAGDNIIVAKQVYGGTTTLTGHTIKRFGIETRYFDVTDPLQIEELIDEKTKLIIFESITNPSIDVADISEIVAVANKYNILTCVDNTVATSVLCKPIAYGVDLVVHSTSKYTTGQGLALGGIIVERENLVEKIKDNDRYYHFNEPDASYHGLIYSDLPLPLFTLRVRLALLRDLGSAPSPFNSWLHIQGLEHLSLRMEQHSSSALMIAQFLEAHPKVKKVNYPGLKSSSQYHLIEKYFKNGMASGLLSFEVENKEEAQKVADATEIFSVVVNIGDSKSIITHPASTTHQQLSAQELIDAGVPGGLIRLSIGLENTQDLIDDLRKALD; translated from the coding sequence ATGCATGAGCAGACCATAGCCGTACACGCAGGTTATGACAAGGATACACAGGGTACTATGGCAGTACCAATCTATCAGAGTACAGCATATGAGTTTAGAGATACTGAACATGCGGCAGATCTTTTTGCTCTTAAAGAGTTAGGCAATATTTATACCCGTTTAATGAATCCGACTACGGATATTTTTGAGAAGCGTTTTGCTACTCTAGAAGGTGGCGTGGCAGCAATTGGTACAGCATCAGGAATGGCAGCAATTTTTTATGTTATTGCTAATGTTGCTGAAGCAGGCGATAACATTATTGTTGCCAAACAGGTTTATGGTGGAACAACCACATTGACAGGACATACCATTAAACGTTTTGGTATTGAGACCCGCTATTTTGACGTCACTGATCCTTTGCAAATAGAGGAACTCATTGATGAAAAGACAAAGTTGATTATCTTTGAAAGTATTACAAACCCAAGTATTGATGTAGCAGATATTAGTGAGATTGTTGCTGTCGCCAATAAGTATAATATTTTAACTTGTGTGGATAATACAGTTGCCACATCAGTACTGTGCAAGCCTATTGCCTATGGAGTTGATCTTGTCGTTCACAGTACAAGTAAGTATACAACAGGGCAGGGGCTAGCACTTGGTGGGATTATTGTTGAGCGTGAAAATCTTGTAGAGAAAATTAAAGATAATGACCGTTACTATCACTTTAATGAGCCTGATGCAAGTTATCATGGATTAATCTACTCTGATCTACCGTTACCACTTTTTACATTACGTGTACGTTTAGCATTATTGCGTGATCTTGGTAGTGCACCAAGTCCATTCAATTCATGGTTGCATATTCAAGGGCTTGAGCACCTCTCACTTCGTATGGAACAGCATTCTAGTTCAGCACTGATGATTGCTCAATTTCTTGAAGCACACCCAAAAGTGAAAAAAGTTAATTATCCTGGACTTAAAAGTTCTTCACAGTACCATTTGATTGAAAAATATTTTAAAAATGGGATGGCAAGTGGTTTACTCTCTTTTGAAGTAGAAAATAAAGAGGAGGCACAAAAAGTTGCTGATGCAACAGAGATTTTTTCTGTGGTTGTCAATATTGGTGATAGTAAATCGATTATTACTCATCCAGCAAGCACAACCCATCAACAACTTTCAGCGCAGGAGCTTATTGATGCTGGTGTACCAGGAGGACTTATCCGTCTTAGTATAGGACTTGA